The genomic DNA GACGCCGCGCATCTCGTCGTAGTCCAGCGTCAGGCACGTGATGCCGCGATCCTCCGCGAGAACCCGCGCCTGGGGCTTGATCTGCTGCGCCGCGAAGACCCCTCGGACCGGCGCCAGGCGCGGGTCACGGTTGAGGAGAGTGAGGTACCGGGAGAGCTGCTCCACGCCGTCGATGTCCCCGCGCCGCTTCAATTCGACCGCGACGCAGCCGCCTGTCGCGTCGCGCGCGAGGATGTCCACCGGGCCGATGGCGGTCGGGTACTCGCGGCGGACGAGGGTGAACCCCTCGCCGAGGCGATGGATCTGTTCGGCCAGGAGGCGTTGGAGGTCAGCTTCGACGCCGTCCTTGACGAGCCCTGGGTCGACTCCAAGCTCGTGCTCGGAGT from Falsarthrobacter nasiphocae includes the following:
- the nucS gene encoding endonuclease NucS; amino-acid sequence: MRLLIADCSVDYIGRLNAHLPLARRLIVVKADGSVLVHSDGGSYKPLNWMSPPARLRIATPEESGAGEGVAESWIVQHAKSDDKLVIHIHEVHSDSEHELGVDPGLVKDGVEADLQRLLAEQIHRLGEGFTLVRREYPTAIGPVDILARDATGGCVAVELKRRGDIDGVEQLSRYLTLLNRDPRLAPVRGVFAAQQIKPQARVLAEDRGITCLTLDYDEMRGVDDSHTRLF